In Chanos chanos chromosome 14, fChaCha1.1, whole genome shotgun sequence, the sequence GGGGGGCGTGGCCGTCTGCTCGTGTTAGGCTGCTGTGTTAACACCTGTACAGTAGGAAGTGGACCTAAGTGCAGCCTAGTTGGGCTTGACCTTGCTCAGTTCCTCACAGGCCCGCATACTGGCCCACAGTGGGTTTACAGTGGTGGGGGATTTATGAGAATACAGGAAATCTGACATGCCAGAatgggagggggggaaaaaaaaaaaaaaagggtgtaaatctgaagagaaaagaaaaagaacactgtgttctctcacagGGCTGAAGACTACCAGTCTCTACATACAGCAGAGAGTGTTAACACAATAACAAAGTAAACAGCTTACATCAGCCCGCCCAAAACCAATAAGGTAAACGGAGTTAAAAGCATATTTCTTGATagacgaatgaatgaatgaatgaatggatggatggatgaatggctTAGTCAGGTTTTGCCTGGGCACAGAGAAATTTCATGCTCTTAGCCTTGTGAGCTAGCGCCTAAACACTTCAATTTCACCGCTGTGTCCTGGAGTAGGGAAAAATCTCTCACATTTATCCATGCTATCAATGACATTGGTTTTATACTGGATGCTATCATCTGAAGTCACGAGGCCACGTTGGATGGTGCTGCGACTGAAACAGACCTTCAGGTAGAGCGCATCAAGACTGAGTCGCTCTGTCTCTGAAGGCGGAGGAAGACGTTCTCACCTTGGTCGGTTTTGGTGGCTGGTTTCCAGTTTTCAGCACTGATGACTGGGAGGCAGACCTGTCCCTTCTCATCAATGTTAGGATGGTAGATCTTGGTCTTGAAGGTGATCTTGGGCGGTTTGAACGGATACTCAGCGGGGAAAATGATCTCGATCCTAAACGCTCCTTTGTCGTACGGAGGGTTGTCCttaaaaggaaaacagcaaGGAGCATGTGTGTCAGCGAGGACACATATTTCAGTTGTACCAAACGACGCAGATAATACGCTGAAGAAGccgacagtgatgtcataaaggaagCATCCAAATTCTGCTTGCTCTCAATGGAATGTCTGGTGATCATGTGACTTTGATTTATGACCAGCAATGAGGCAGAGTGCCACGCTAACAACAAAGCTTACAGTTTCAATCATCAACATCATGAACATATGTGAAAACATCTGCTGCTCAGGTCTGACTCAACTTAACCTTAAGGGAAGAACACGGTTTAAATCATTTTTCgatgaagaaaatgaatggaaattgAATCCTAAAGTTATTTAAAAAGTTCATATGTGATATACAGGGAGGTCTCCAGTTGATGGACTGAATTCATATTCACTCTCCCAATGAAAACGTGAAACTTTCTCACCGGAACAATCAGCCCCTGCCAGGTCAAAATGTTTGATTCATCGACTTGAATGTTACGGAAGTTTTTCATTCCAGATTTGCGGATTTCTTCAAgttcctgagaaaaaaacaaaaacacacacacaaaaaacatattcataaataaatgtctGGTAGCTAAGTACCATTCAAGGCAAATGCAtacaacagagacaaacaagcTGATCTCTTTCAATAGACCTGACTCTTTTCTGAGAAAATTAGTATGCCAAAGTAAATGTTCTTGCAGCCACTGAggtaaaataagaaataagttCTAAAATGGGTATGACAGCCATTAATCTACACAAATGCTAGACCCTACAGTCTTTAACTCACTTTCGATACTTTACTGATATAAATTGATATACAGATCAGTGCACGACTAAAACAATCAGATCTACGGCCCATACATCTCTTTAGAGATGATTAATCGCAATTATGCACGAAAACAGGGGAATAACTTCCGTGAGGTCATTGAATATTCGTGCTTATCGACCATACCAACATCTTTACCTCGCAATAACTGTTTCCTCTCAGACTGTAAGACATAACCTAACGTGTACGAAACTTATCAGATCAGGAAGTGACCACAAGACACGAGCATTCTGTGACACCTTTCCGCGTGCAGTTCAATTCCCGGAATGACAGATAGCTAAATTAAGCGGCTAGAGTCAACCAATAGTGCTACGAATATTTGTTATCGTAACCGACGTCATACTTTTAATTAAACCAATTCTGCTGTCCAAGGTTAGTCGAGTTCAAAGCTTCCGACAAAGATTAGTGGCCAGTAAAGATTAAGTGAACTATGTGGTAAAAAACAAACGACGATTGTCGCTTCTTTCGGTTTTGAATGGGTGCTACAAGTACCTTCAGTCAAGAAGACAAAACCGGTTACGCTTTCGGTTTTTCGTAAGGGCGTAGCTAGCTAAGATACGCAGCTAGCAAGCTAAATGCTACAAAAGCCTGACCGGCTAACTTTAGCTCTCAAACAATTTTGACCTGCCAATCCAATGAactatttatgtttttgttgcgCACTCTGACAAAGAAAGGGTCGGTCTCAGTATTCACTGGTTTCCCATTCATAATGTCCGTTATGTGAGTTAGTCGATGAAGTTCGAAACAATTGGTTTCGACTTCAAAGTACAGCTAACTTATTCTCCACAGAAGCTATCTATCAGCTAGCTGCTTAGTTTTTTGCGAGACACCATGAATTAGCTGTGGCCGTTTTTACATGAGGACAGGGCGAATGAATGATTGAAGGAAGCGCTGATCTAGCCGAAATTCCGCTGTCGAGCGTGCGAGACCGCGATTTTGAACTGAAATAGTAAACTGCCAGTCCCTCAAGCAGTTCAGTGAATATTCAGACACGCCGGTTTCTGTAGCTTTCTACCCGGCCTTTGAGTACCGGTGcttccctcttcctctgtttggAAATGTTTCGCGAGCCGACTGTCCTCCTCTAAGGCAAATCACAATACGAACCAGGAAAGGGGGTGAAATTCACCCAAACAAATGATACAGATGCCTTctacattaaataaacattgaATCCAACGTGACGAGAAGTTAACTGTCTTCGGACCtaattatgaatgaaaaaataagaGTGAGGTAAAAGATCCTACCTTGTGCAGCCGCCTGCTCGCCGCCATCTTCGGATCTTTCAACTGTTCCCAGAGTCCACAGCGCCGCAGTAAGGCAGTCTGCACAGACAAGGTTCAAAATTGAACATGAAAAATGACCTTAGAACTGATCCAGAATCGGCTTTCTCTTTTACTTTATACATATGAATCTAGTCATTGTGACGACagcaaaaattaaacaaaaacgTTATCAGATGCGTACCTGCGGGTACTTTcctgaagaagcagaaaagaggaggaaaaggctGTTCTAAATAGTCTTCCTCTCTTGTGTCTGTTATTCGAGCCTTCTTGATCCCAGATCACTGTGTTCACCTCACCACATTAGAGAGAACGATGTTGTTCGTCTAACCGTCTTGTTTTTAACTACTAGTCATGCGCGTGTGTTGCGTCGGCCCATTCACTGGACTGCAGTTGCTTCATTTGATGTCTTTTCATTGGGATTTATGACATCCGTGACGCGTTCAGACATGTCATACGGAAATCGAATATGCACTGAAACTGATATGCACAGTAAAAATACCCAGGACTTTCAAATGCAGCTTACAGAAATCCAAACAAGCCGCACTGTAGCCTGACACCCACATGCACTTTCACGTTCATTCTGGGAGAGCTGAAAAAGTAGGATACCACATGGTCTGCTCGGATTAGTAAATTGACAGAGCATAATTCAGAAAAGCGAAACCCGGCTGCAGTGTCATATTAGTTATGACTCCCTTGAAacagagactttaaaaaaaggataaataaatgaaaattactATATCTGGAACCCTGGTGTTAATCCAGTCCGTAATGTTTACCCCCTTGTTCTCCTTGGCCGGCATGAATAAAGTTTACTTGTATGTATTAATATGTAAAGATGTGTTGATAATTCCACAttaataacagcaacaacaatatcTTTAATACTattacaactacaacaacaaaaactaccactactactaatcatcatcatcatcatcatcatcatcatcactggtTGGCTTTTCATGTCCACAGGAATTATTCTTTCAGATTAAATTTGTTCCAGAGGAAAGGCCTGGAGGGAGGTCTTGCATGGCGAGCAATTCAACCCTCAGATACACACTGTCTTTCAACTCTTTGGTTGAGGACAGGGTGGAATGCTTCTTATTTGGAATAAATGTGAACCAAAACCTGGGATATAACTGGTCTTGCGTCCCTGACCCCTGGGCAGTTCAGCATTGTCAGTGACCAATACCGGACAGTTGTGTCACATGACATCATTTCAGCCAGTCAGGGTCTGACCTCATTCCCTTCATCAGTAgaattctgtctctgtctcctgcctctgGGAATGACAAACCCACAGTACTGAGTGAAGCCCAGAAATACACAGTGAGGCTTCGTCTAAGCAGACCATTCGGAAGAAAGGGTTATATCACAAATATATCACAAACATATGTTCTTTTCTGGGTAGTATCACAAAAAATGAGGCAATGCTGCATCCCAGATTCACAAAGCTATTTGGAAATAATGACATGGATTCCTCCTGATTTCTTATCCATTGTAAACAAGAAAACAGCCCAACACTATGCAGTGATCAGGACCTTTTttggagcgggggggggggggggggggggggggggtctgaaagagaaaacagaaagctACATTATCATTTCTGTGGTAAAGAATGCGGTGCTTCTTGTCTTCATACTTTTAGTTTCACACTTTGATACCTTTGGCATCTTCATACACGTCTTTCAATTCTAAGAAAGTCCGAAGTTTCTCATAAGAAAACTTTTGACAAGCGTCGTCtcttttttgttaaaaatgagAGTAGGCAGCATTCTTGAAACAGATGGGGAGAAAAATGATTAATCGCTAGTCAACTAGCTAAGGATCTCAacttctgttttatctgtttgtctgtcagttttacaattttatttgtgTACTACACACTGAGCTAGTGTCCCccagtttcagttttatgttAAGTTCTagcaaaaacacagctgaatcaGCCAATCTTGATTGGGTGATTCATATGATAAATTGACTTGGTTACATGCTTTCCGTGCTCCCTCATGTTTAAATGGACAACAAATGAATTGTCCAAAGGCTCCTCATGATACGGTTAGGGCATTGCTCTagaccctctctcttttcacaaaaGCATCTCTAGTATAACTCTGTGTCACTGTAACTACTGACACATGGCAAATCAGGGTCAGCTGGGGTGACCAGAGCTATTGGTTTGCCGCTTATAAATTATGGTTTCGTTCTCCGTGTACACACTGAGATTCTTCACAGTTAAATTGATCAAAATGTCGGATCTCAATTCCGAAGCAATGGTAAAGAGggcatgaggaaaaaaaaaacacctacaaTTTCAGCGCCTGTTCAAAAAaggaagttttttgtttttgcttcttcTGTTTCTGCAAAAATACATTTCCTGTCCAATTTCTTACACAGGAAATAATTTCATCTTGAAAAAAAGGGTGGCAGTCGTGGCCACTGTGAGAAAAACGCAGCTGTTGTGTTTAGGGAGAACTATCCAGAGCTTGGAGTCTACATACATAACCTGACACATAGGCCAGCAAGATTGTCTCTACTCTGTGAGTCAGTCATCCAAAGCGTTCAATTTGCTAACTGTTAACTTACCTGACAGAGTGTAAAAGTGAGCGCTTCTACCATGTCAATGACATTCAACACTCAGCAGAGGGAAGGAGGTTGTGAGTGCATGTGAAGAACAGTGGTTATGTGGTGAGTTGGCAATGCGGGGGTTAACAGATGTAGCgtaatttgaaaatgaacacCGTGCAACTCCAGAAAAAATGTTCTCTGGGAAATGAACATTTAACAGTACTATGGCGTGGGCACAGTGTGACTTCTAATATCCAAGCagaattcaaaaaaaaaaaaaaaaagatttggagACAGGAAACATTGgataaaatgtatgtgaataGACATGTATTAGCTAACAAATAATCAGAGATGaaagaacaaatatttcagaacTCTTATGACTTCGATGAAAATAAGATTTGCTTGGATGCCTAAATTACTTGCAAGTTCATGGCCACAGAGACAAAAGCTCCAAACGGAGACTGAGCAACGTCCAAATTCATTCGTTAACGAAAAAAGTGTCTGTACGTAGTGTTTTGGAACATAAAGAAGCCATGAGCATGATTCTGAGAGATCTACTTCAACGTTAATGGATTACAAATGGATATATCTTGAGTCTTGAGGCCTCTGTGCACCAAGGTAGAACTACACAGCAGCAAGGACTGAAACAATGGGACATATTAGAAAGATATCACAgtgaattaaatttaaaattaagGTTGtagaacaataaaacaaatcatCAAAACTACTTTCTTTCAAGCATTTCGTATGACAAAACCACCTGCTCTTGttatatctctgtgtttttaacagcTAAGGAAACTGAATCTTTGTCTCATTCGATGAATTATGGCTTCTTTCATATGGAAACTCTGAAAGCACTgtccaaaaacagaaaaaaaataacccatAACTGTTGTGACGAGTTAGGAGTTTTATTCCGAATAACATCCGCATAGTAAATGGGCATGTtattcaaacacagctgtctcactctctctctctctctctctctcttcctgtctctctctgttttcccctccaGCAAGAGAATTAATCCTCAGAACGCAAAAAAAAGCCCGGTCTGGTGTGCTGGAGCTTCTCTTGGTgaaaatgtacatacacatacactgggTGAGGATGCTCTAGAGGAAGGATAATGCtctcagggtgtgtgtttgtaagtgcgTGTTCGGTTTGGGTCAGACGGTACAGCATAGGAGGAAAGAGTAACAATTCTAATgtattcttttctctgtctgatggTTATTACCTTATGTTTTGAGTAATTTACTCCTCAGTtacactgtgttgatttcatcCGCTGACTTACATGTACCGCAGACATTAAGTTCATTTGCTCATGATTGCTACCCAGCATGACAGATTGGTATTTCTCTGTGACTGCAGTCCAGAAATCTGTTTAACATTCTGAGTCGTCATGCAGTTGCTATTATCAGCTCTGTCCACTGTTCTCACTATGAGAGACTTAATCACAAAGCACAGAATTTGCTCTTaacctttttaaaacatgtaaggagtaaatgtcaataaaaaaaaatatggtttaAATGGTTCGAGTTCTTTCTAAATGGATTCAGAAAAATGGAAAGATCCAGAAAAATGGATCGATACATTTTTGATGTAGGAAGCCTAGTCTATCTCAGAATTTCACAAACTGccctaaaaaaaccccacttaaATACCACACTAGCCCTCTCTAAAGTAGGTTATCTCTGACTGGGAGAATGTTACTTCAAAGAGAGGTCATTTTAACATTCTCCACTGCTCTTGCAGATGAAACTTCTGTTGATTCTAAAGGAGCTGAACATTCTTTTGATCATCGTGTTAACATTCCGTGGGTTTGATTATGACATCACTACTTCCTCCctcattattttctcatttattacATCACCGTCTCTGGcctcattttattcttttatgacatcaccaccttcactttattctctttaaacagacagcacacacatgaCATTATGAAAACACTCCAGAAATGACTCGATGAATTGGAAATAAAGACGAGAGGCGTAATTAATCTGTGTTCACGTGAGCACTTTGTTATTTGGATATTAATATTACATTGCCATTGTCATACACATTATTTAGCAGGTGAGGGAACAGCGCAGCTAGCTGAGGTACATGTATGTACAAGCAGAGGCAAAGGAAcacaagcagagaaagagagctgaagaaagaggagaggtgTTCTCCTTCAAACTTTGCCAAATGCACAACCCCTGACCAGCACAGCATTGGATACAAATCTTGTCAGTACTCTTCATAAACATAAGGGGGCGCTGGTTGGCTTTAAATAAAGGCACTATAAGCAAGGAACCTCAAATCTATTCCTTTAAGTCACTCTGGAAtcctgatgggtttttttttttttgacctcaTAATTTGGAGTCTGACTTCCACCTGCAGAACAGGTGTGTATggtcttcagccaatcagagaccacagtgtTTAGCTTATGTGAAAAACAGCTGGACCCTGGACTTCAAGGACTGGATTTGGGGAACACTGCACTATCGAAACCACAGAAATTATGATGAAAACCTGTCAGTAAACGGAAGTTTGGGTAAAACGCATCTCTTATGAAGACTACTTAATGGTACCAGTTAGCAGCactgttttttctccattcttttTAACGACTCTGTCCAGCAGCAAGGCTTGGTTTTGTGCTTACTAAAGACCAGGTGTCAATCATCAAACACCACAGTCGCCATCCCAGGCCACAT encodes:
- the ube2l3b gene encoding ubiquitin-conjugating enzyme E2 L3b; the protein is MAASRRLHKELEEIRKSGMKNFRNIQVDESNILTWQGLIVPDNPPYDKGAFRIEIIFPAEYPFKPPKITFKTKIYHPNIDEKGQVCLPVISAENWKPATKTDQVIQSLIALVNDPQPEHPLRADLAEEYSKDRKKFFKNAEEFTKKHGEKRPVD